The genomic interval GTTGCAAAATATTTTTACTCGTAAATTCCATCCACCAAAGTTTCTACAAAATTTTGTGCATTAAATTCTATAAGATCTTCCATTTTTTCGCCGACACCAATATAAAGTATCGGAATCTCAAGTTCGCGTGCAATTCCAAAAAGCGCTCCGCCTTTTGGCGTTCCGTCAAGTTTTGTAATTATTATTCCGTCTATTTTGGCAATTTCATTAAAAGCTTTTGCTTGAATTACACTATTGTTTCCTTGCGTTGCATCAAGTATGATTATCTTACGATGCGGCGCACTTGATAAAGCTTTTGCGCTTATTCGCACGATTTTCTCAAGCTCTTTTGCAAGATTTTTTTGATTTTGAAGACGACCCGCTGTATCAATTAAAACATTATCTATTTTTTTTGCTACGGCAGAACTTATAGTATCGAAAGCAACTGCTGCAGGATCGTGTCCTTGTGCAGTGGCTACTATCGGAACTTCAATTTTTTCAGCCCAAAGCTTCAACTGTTCAATCGCTCCTGCTCTGAAAGTATCGCAAGCGCCTAAAATTACGCTTTTTCCGGATTTTTTATAAAGATTTGCAAGTTTTGCTATGGAAGTTGTTTTTCCGGCACCGTTTACTCCCAAAATAAGCTCTACAAAAGGTTTGCTTTGCGGAATTTCTGGACTTTCATATTTAAAATAAGTATTCATAACCCGCTTTAAATCATCTTTTTTTACATCATCTTGCGGTGGCAAATAATAAAGTATCTCTTCTACGATATCATAATCGACATCGGCTTCAAGCAGCATATCTTCCAAAATTTCTTTTGAAATTTTATTTTTACCTGCGTTTGCGAATTTCATAGAGTTTATGGTTTTTTCCAACCCTTTTTTAAAAAAATTAAACATTAAAAATTCCTTTCAATTTCAGTAGAAAGAATTTCTTCCGGAACCAGTCCGCTAAAAT from Campylobacter hominis ATCC BAA-381 carries:
- the ftsY gene encoding signal recognition particle-docking protein FtsY; translated protein: MFNFFKKGLEKTINSMKFANAGKNKISKEILEDMLLEADVDYDIVEEILYYLPPQDDVKKDDLKRVMNTYFKYESPEIPQSKPFVELILGVNGAGKTTSIAKLANLYKKSGKSVILGACDTFRAGAIEQLKLWAEKIEVPIVATAQGHDPAAVAFDTISSAVAKKIDNVLIDTAGRLQNQKNLAKELEKIVRISAKALSSAPHRKIIILDATQGNNSVIQAKAFNEIAKIDGIIITKLDGTPKGGALFGIARELEIPILYIGVGEKMEDLIEFNAQNFVETLVDGIYE